In the genome of Planctomycetaceae bacterium, one region contains:
- a CDS encoding tRNA (cytidine(34)-2'-O)-methyltransferase has protein sequence MTSPLLNIVLYQPEIPQNTGNIGRTCVAIGAKLWMVRPLGFRLDDRYLKRAGMDYWQYLDWEAVDSWDEVKSRLPGATVWKLTKTASRLVWQAEFTRGDILLFGAESRGLPASILSEDGASNLKLPMHDVVRSLNLASTVNTVAYEAVRQFGGL, from the coding sequence GTGACCTCCCCCCTGCTCAACATCGTTCTATACCAGCCGGAGATCCCTCAGAACACGGGAAATATCGGCCGTACCTGCGTTGCCATCGGAGCAAAGCTCTGGATGGTTCGGCCGCTTGGATTTCGACTCGATGACAGGTACCTGAAGCGAGCGGGCATGGACTATTGGCAATATCTGGACTGGGAAGCGGTCGATTCCTGGGACGAGGTCAAAAGCCGTCTGCCCGGGGCGACTGTATGGAAACTGACCAAGACAGCATCGCGACTTGTCTGGCAGGCCGAATTCACGAGGGGAGATATCCTGCTGTTTGGCGCGGAATCCCGTGGGCTACCCGCATCAATTCTGTCAGAAGATGGGGCCAGTAACCTGAAGCTGCCCATGCACGATGTCGTCCGCAGCCTGAATCTGGCAAGTACCGTCAACACTGTCGCCTACGAAGCGGTGCGGCAGTTCGGGGGGCTGTAA
- a CDS encoding DUF1501 domain-containing protein: MLFQDQLAHAARINRRDLLRIGGPGLMGLTLPKLLQAEELQRLGNGPIPTAKSVIFLFQWGGPSHVDTFDMKPFAPDGYRSKYQSIPTSVPGMRVVEHLPETAKVMHKIAQIRTMHHRMNNHNSAGYTALTGVEPPIDDQRLRDSLDLFPSLGSVVDRFAPTDNGMPTSVAFPYTISDGSITPGQRASFLGRLHDPLYIGNDPNAPDFQLPQLSLPSGISLDRLGDRRELQKLINRQTVSLDETAAAVGLNSYYERAVGMLNSTKIREAFDISKESVETRDAYGRTTYGQSCLLARRLVESGVKFVTVYFARSIGGRSKTDGGWDTHGFDDTRMYEILPEWHFPSTDQTLPVLLNDLDDRGLLEDTLVLWVGEFGRTPKINANISRDHWPKCYTALLAGGGVRGGAVYGESDKYGSAPDRDPVTVGDLAATVYNALGIDHNTEFRDNLNRPLPIAKGRPVTDIFG; encoded by the coding sequence ATGTTATTTCAGGATCAACTTGCCCACGCTGCTCGCATCAACCGACGTGATCTGCTGCGCATTGGTGGGCCCGGGTTAATGGGACTGACCCTGCCGAAACTGTTGCAGGCGGAAGAATTGCAGCGGCTCGGTAATGGTCCCATCCCTACGGCTAAGTCCGTAATCTTTCTGTTCCAATGGGGCGGGCCCAGTCATGTTGATACGTTTGACATGAAACCATTTGCGCCGGACGGATACCGTTCAAAGTACCAGTCGATCCCCACATCCGTGCCCGGAATGCGCGTCGTGGAACACCTGCCGGAAACGGCAAAGGTGATGCATAAGATTGCTCAGATTCGCACAATGCATCATCGCATGAACAACCACAACAGCGCGGGGTACACCGCACTGACCGGAGTAGAGCCACCGATTGATGACCAGCGCCTGCGTGATTCGCTCGACCTGTTCCCATCTCTTGGTTCTGTCGTCGATAGGTTCGCTCCGACAGACAATGGTATGCCAACGTCCGTTGCCTTCCCTTACACGATCTCTGACGGATCCATCACACCAGGGCAGCGTGCAAGCTTTCTTGGCCGGCTGCATGATCCACTTTATATCGGTAACGATCCCAATGCCCCTGATTTTCAGTTACCACAGCTCAGCCTGCCTTCCGGCATTTCACTTGATCGCCTCGGTGATCGTCGGGAATTACAAAAACTGATCAACCGGCAAACAGTTTCGCTGGACGAAACCGCCGCCGCCGTCGGACTGAATTCGTACTACGAGCGCGCCGTGGGAATGCTGAATTCCACAAAGATTCGCGAAGCCTTCGATATCTCAAAAGAATCGGTTGAAACACGTGATGCGTACGGTCGAACGACATATGGGCAAAGCTGCCTGCTGGCACGTCGCCTCGTAGAATCCGGCGTAAAGTTCGTGACCGTTTATTTTGCCCGCAGCATCGGTGGTCGCAGCAAGACCGACGGTGGCTGGGACACTCACGGATTCGACGACACCCGCATGTATGAGATTCTTCCCGAATGGCACTTTCCATCCACCGATCAGACGCTGCCTGTGCTGCTGAATGATCTGGATGACCGAGGACTGCTGGAAGATACGCTGGTTCTGTGGGTGGGGGAATTCGGTCGAACTCCAAAGATCAACGCAAACATCAGCCGCGATCACTGGCCCAAATGTTACACGGCCCTCCTGGCTGGCGGTGGTGTCCGAGGAGGTGCCGTCTATGGCGAGTCTGACAAATATGGATCAGCGCCTGATCGCGATCCCGTCACCGTCGGGGACCTGGCTGCCACCGTCTATAACGCACTTGGAATAGATCACAATACCGAATTCCGTGACAACCTTAATCGACCATTGCCAATCGCTAAGGGACGCCCGGTCACGGACATCTTTGGTTAG